One window of Solwaraspora sp. WMMA2056 genomic DNA carries:
- a CDS encoding lytic polysaccharide monooxygenase, with protein MRLLTSDRSDGPTRTPARKSLRVLVLVSALMVAMLPWTGAAQAHGTIINPASRAYQCWKSWGNQHTNPAMQQQDPMCYRAFQANPDTMWNWMSALRDGLGGQYQARTPDGQLCSNALSRNDSLNQPGAWRTTTVGRNFTVQLYDQASHGADYFRAYVTKQGFNPATQRVGWGNLDLIATTGRYAPSQNISFNVSVPSGRSGNHVLFVIWKASHMDQAYMWCSDINIV; from the coding sequence CGCAAGTCCCTGCGAGTCCTCGTCCTCGTGTCGGCCCTGATGGTCGCCATGCTGCCCTGGACCGGCGCGGCCCAGGCCCACGGCACGATCATCAACCCGGCAAGCCGCGCCTACCAGTGCTGGAAGAGCTGGGGCAACCAGCACACCAACCCGGCGATGCAGCAGCAGGACCCGATGTGCTATCGCGCGTTCCAGGCCAACCCCGACACCATGTGGAACTGGATGAGCGCGCTGCGCGACGGCCTCGGCGGCCAGTACCAGGCCCGCACCCCGGACGGGCAACTGTGCAGCAACGCCCTCTCCCGCAACGACAGCCTGAACCAGCCCGGAGCGTGGCGGACGACCACCGTCGGCCGTAACTTCACGGTTCAGCTCTACGACCAGGCCAGCCATGGTGCCGACTACTTCCGGGCCTACGTCACCAAGCAGGGGTTCAACCCGGCCACCCAGCGGGTCGGGTGGGGCAACCTCGACCTGATCGCGACGACGGGCCGCTACGCGCCGTCGCAGAACATCTCGTTCAACGTCTCCGTCCCCAGCGGGCGCTCCGGAAACCACGTCCTCTTCGTGATCTGGAAGGCGTCGCACATGGACCAGGCGTACATGTGGTGCAGCGACATCAACATCGTCTGA
- a CDS encoding glycoside hydrolase family 11 protein, whose product MSETPVTSATHSRRGRIRRLVSTACAALLAVTVTAPASTAHADAAGTRPVITANQTGTHDGYFYAYWKDMGDSTMVLGHQGQYSARWTGINNWFGGKGWATGGRRTFDYCGTFHPGGNSYLALFGYTTNPLTEYYIVENWGTYRPTGTPMGTVVSEGGTYDIYRAQLGVGSTPYFRYYSVRQQKRSAGTIDTGDHFDAWAQAGMRLGTTMGYMIMATEGYQSSGWSQVTVDGTPTGPARCAPSRT is encoded by the coding sequence ATGAGCGAGACACCCGTTACCAGCGCGACCCACAGCCGGCGCGGTCGCATCAGACGGCTGGTCAGCACCGCCTGCGCCGCCCTGCTGGCGGTCACGGTGACCGCACCGGCCAGCACCGCCCACGCCGACGCGGCCGGCACCCGCCCGGTCATCACCGCCAACCAGACCGGCACCCACGACGGCTACTTCTACGCCTACTGGAAGGACATGGGCGACAGCACCATGGTCCTCGGCCACCAGGGGCAGTACAGCGCCCGGTGGACCGGCATCAACAACTGGTTCGGCGGCAAGGGGTGGGCGACCGGCGGCCGGCGGACCTTCGACTACTGCGGCACCTTCCACCCGGGCGGCAACTCGTACCTGGCCCTGTTCGGATACACGACCAACCCGCTGACCGAGTACTACATCGTGGAGAACTGGGGCACCTACCGACCGACCGGCACCCCGATGGGCACCGTCGTCAGCGAGGGCGGCACCTACGACATCTACCGCGCGCAACTCGGTGTCGGCAGCACGCCGTACTTCCGGTACTACAGCGTCCGCCAGCAGAAGCGCTCCGCCGGCACCATCGACACCGGCGACCACTTCGACGCGTGGGCGCAAGCCGGGATGCGCCTCGGTACCACCATGGGCTACATGATCATGGCAACCGAGGGGTACCAGAGCAGCGGATGGTCCCAGGTCACGGTGGACGGCACCCCGACCGGCCCGGCGCGGTGCGCCCCCAGCCGTACCTGA
- a CDS encoding DUF3237 family protein — protein sequence MRIVAHGRRLLVAAIAVAVTVAVGGIATSAYAATGCRVTYTVTSQWPGGFGANVAVTNLGDPISGWRLTWSFVAGQQVTQLWNGSVSQAGTQVTVVDAGWNGSLATGAGTAIGFNGSWNNASNPAPTDFALNGTPCTGSVTPSGSPSAPQSPTPSPTPTPSSTPSPSTSPTPSTPPGGTEPTIVPDPSWTCNMPTGIVSPTRGRLVLRVTGQLGAVHEVGTTPYGQRRILDVTGGSFVGERLSGSVLTGGLDLELTLTNGALEVEQINVLRASDGTLIYLRSCGVAPAGAAPVRIVPDFEAPNSSPYAWLNTGTFVGTRTVDTATNTLVLAIYDVAGVTTTEPRVQLTDPVGLPHQSWNCATGSGTRGASVFTASVTLGSTLAVGASKRGTRTIIPITGGTLSGRVTGSILAGGADYQLSGSTTTLDARYTCRPVTVS from the coding sequence ATGAGGATCGTCGCCCACGGTAGGCGCCTGCTCGTCGCGGCGATCGCAGTCGCCGTCACCGTCGCCGTCGGTGGCATCGCCACCTCGGCGTACGCCGCCACCGGGTGCCGGGTGACCTACACGGTCACCAGCCAGTGGCCGGGCGGATTCGGTGCCAACGTCGCCGTGACCAACCTCGGTGACCCGATCAGCGGTTGGCGGCTGACCTGGTCGTTCGTCGCCGGGCAACAGGTCACCCAGCTCTGGAACGGCTCCGTGAGTCAGGCCGGCACCCAGGTCACCGTCGTCGACGCGGGGTGGAACGGCAGCCTCGCCACCGGAGCGGGAACGGCGATCGGCTTCAACGGGTCGTGGAACAACGCCAGCAATCCGGCTCCGACCGATTTCGCGCTCAACGGCACGCCGTGCACGGGTAGCGTGACCCCGTCGGGTTCACCGTCCGCGCCGCAATCGCCCACACCGAGCCCTACACCCACGCCGAGCAGCACGCCGTCGCCGTCGACCTCGCCCACCCCGAGTACGCCGCCCGGTGGCACGGAGCCGACGATCGTGCCCGACCCATCTTGGACGTGCAACATGCCCACTGGCATCGTGTCGCCGACGCGGGGGCGCCTGGTGCTGCGCGTGACAGGCCAGCTGGGCGCCGTCCACGAGGTGGGCACCACCCCGTACGGCCAGCGCCGCATCCTCGACGTGACGGGCGGATCGTTCGTCGGGGAGCGGCTCAGCGGCAGCGTGCTCACCGGCGGGCTCGACCTGGAGCTCACCCTGACCAACGGAGCGCTGGAGGTCGAGCAGATCAACGTGCTGCGCGCCAGTGACGGCACCCTCATCTATCTGCGCAGCTGCGGTGTCGCCCCCGCCGGCGCCGCCCCGGTCCGGATCGTGCCCGATTTCGAGGCACCGAACTCCAGCCCGTACGCCTGGCTGAATACCGGCACGTTCGTCGGTACCCGGACGGTCGACACCGCGACCAACACCCTCGTTCTCGCCATCTACGACGTCGCCGGTGTCACCACGACCGAACCGCGGGTCCAGCTCACGGATCCCGTCGGTCTGCCCCACCAGAGTTGGAACTGCGCGACGGGCAGCGGTACGCGGGGCGCCAGCGTGTTCACCGCGTCGGTCACCCTCGGCTCGACCCTCGCTGTCGGTGCCAGCAAGCGCGGTACCCGTACCATCATTCCCATCACTGGTGGGACACTCAGTGGTCGGGTGACCGGGTCGATCCTCGCCGGCGGCGCGGACTACCAGCTCAGCGGCTCGACCACGACCCTGGACGCCCGGTACACCTGTCGACCAGTGACGGTGAGCTGA
- a CDS encoding TetR/AcrR family transcriptional regulator — translation MTRRSAEIRLDSLLRTACEVIVQRGLANTRTADVAEAAGVSQALVFYHFSTKDRLLAEAFAYAAEQDLARLDAVVRSTAGPLEKIKKIIRLYAPTGRTKSWALWIDGWSESMRTPALNRVCRNLDLRWKEALTGVIATGCADGTFTCPDPKGAAWRINALIDGLAVQATMHDRVVSRRQLTEWIRLAVAREIGCTPNELA, via the coding sequence GTGACAAGACGTTCGGCCGAGATACGCCTTGACTCGCTGCTGCGGACCGCCTGCGAGGTGATCGTGCAACGCGGGCTGGCGAACACCCGTACCGCTGATGTCGCCGAAGCGGCGGGAGTCAGTCAGGCGCTGGTGTTCTACCATTTCTCGACCAAGGACAGGCTGCTCGCCGAGGCGTTCGCGTACGCCGCCGAACAGGACCTGGCCAGGCTCGACGCCGTCGTGCGGTCGACAGCCGGGCCACTGGAAAAGATCAAGAAGATCATTCGGTTGTACGCGCCGACCGGCCGCACCAAGTCGTGGGCACTCTGGATCGACGGCTGGTCGGAATCGATGCGTACCCCCGCGTTGAACCGGGTGTGCCGCAATCTCGACCTGCGGTGGAAGGAGGCGCTGACCGGGGTGATCGCCACCGGATGCGCCGACGGCACCTTCACCTGCCCGGATCCCAAGGGCGCGGCGTGGCGGATCAACGCGCTGATCGACGGACTCGCGGTGCAGGCGACGATGCACGACCGGGTCGTCTCCCGGCGACAGCTCACCGAGTGGATCCGGTTGGCGGTCGCCCGGGAGATCGGATGCACACCGAACGAACTGGCCTGA
- a CDS encoding PmoA family protein — MTDNLVLRVAGRPVAEYVVHPDVDPRYSPRPYLHPVRTLAGVPVTDTLPEDHRWHLGVSVTMQDVSGTNLWGGRTYVRDTGYTWRDDHGRIVHDSWLDRAPDGFRQRLRWCDPAGATLLTEERAVTVGEVAGDTTAWRFEIGYSLTAPADREIILGSPATNGRPGGAGYGGFFWRLAPGTPTVFTVDADGEETVNGSTAPWVALTGQGADGSPYTVIFTGLGDGDHWFVRAGGYPGVCAALAFDTPVPVPAGGQLARRHRVYVVDGTLRRPDVVTLLADAD; from the coding sequence ATGACCGACAACCTGGTCCTGCGCGTGGCGGGACGCCCCGTCGCCGAGTACGTGGTCCACCCCGACGTCGACCCCCGGTACTCGCCCCGGCCGTACCTGCACCCCGTGCGTACGCTCGCCGGGGTGCCGGTGACCGACACCCTGCCGGAGGACCACCGCTGGCACCTCGGCGTCTCCGTCACCATGCAGGACGTCTCCGGGACCAACCTCTGGGGCGGGCGGACCTACGTCCGCGACACCGGCTACACCTGGCGCGACGACCACGGTCGGATCGTCCACGACAGCTGGCTCGACCGCGCCCCGGACGGGTTCCGGCAGCGGCTACGGTGGTGCGATCCGGCGGGCGCCACCCTGCTGACCGAGGAGCGTGCGGTGACCGTCGGCGAGGTCGCCGGGGACACCACCGCCTGGCGCTTCGAGATCGGGTACTCCTTGACCGCCCCCGCCGACCGGGAGATCATCCTCGGCAGCCCGGCGACCAACGGACGCCCCGGCGGAGCCGGGTACGGCGGCTTCTTCTGGCGGCTGGCCCCCGGCACACCCACCGTGTTCACCGTCGACGCCGACGGAGAGGAGACGGTCAACGGCAGCACCGCGCCGTGGGTCGCGCTGACCGGTCAGGGCGCCGATGGGTCGCCGTACACCGTGATCTTCACCGGCCTCGGCGACGGCGACCACTGGTTCGTGCGTGCCGGCGGCTACCCAGGGGTCTGCGCGGCGTTGGCGTTCGACACCCCGGTGCCGGTGCCGGCCGGCGGACAGCTCGCCCGACGGCACCGGGTGTACGTGGTCGACGGGACCCTGCGGCGCCCGGACGTCGTCACGCTGCTCGCCGACGCTGATTGA
- a CDS encoding substrate-binding domain-containing protein, with translation MPGPAISIRDVAFRAGVSVGTVSNVLNRPDIVAAGTRSRVLAAISELGFVPNDAARQLRRGRGRTLGLVVLDVANPFFTDVARGVEEATSTAGMPVIFCNSDGDAAKENAYLDLLEEQRVQGVLITPVDDASERLLQLRERGVLVVLLDRRSRRPDLCSVSVNDRLGGELAVRHLIDAGHRRIAFVGGPTHLEQVRDRYAGAAAALVDAGLSERALRRFDTPSLTVAAGRDAAARVLGVPRSSRVTAVFCANDLLALGVLQGLTRQQVRVPENIALVGYDDIDFAAAAAVPLSSVRQPRQRLGHTAATLLLDEAASPGTHRHEQVVFDPELVVRESSQDVRAPRPEP, from the coding sequence GTGCCGGGACCAGCGATCAGCATCCGGGACGTCGCCTTCCGCGCCGGCGTCTCCGTGGGCACCGTGTCCAACGTGCTCAACCGGCCGGACATCGTCGCCGCCGGCACCCGGTCGCGGGTGCTCGCCGCGATCAGTGAACTCGGCTTCGTCCCGAACGACGCGGCCCGGCAGTTGCGCCGGGGCCGGGGGCGCACCCTGGGCCTGGTGGTCCTCGACGTGGCCAACCCGTTCTTCACCGACGTGGCCCGTGGCGTCGAGGAGGCCACCAGCACCGCCGGGATGCCGGTGATCTTCTGCAACAGCGACGGCGACGCCGCCAAGGAGAACGCCTACCTCGACCTGCTCGAGGAGCAGCGGGTGCAGGGCGTTCTGATCACCCCGGTCGACGACGCCAGCGAACGCCTGCTGCAGCTGCGGGAACGGGGCGTACTGGTGGTCCTGCTGGACCGCCGATCCCGCCGGCCGGACCTGTGCTCGGTGTCGGTCAACGACCGGCTCGGCGGCGAACTGGCGGTACGGCACCTGATCGACGCCGGGCACCGGCGGATCGCCTTCGTCGGCGGCCCGACCCATCTGGAGCAGGTCCGGGATCGGTACGCCGGAGCGGCGGCGGCGCTCGTCGACGCGGGGCTCAGTGAGCGGGCACTGCGCCGGTTCGACACGCCGAGCCTGACGGTGGCCGCCGGTCGCGACGCCGCCGCCCGGGTGCTCGGGGTGCCCCGCAGCTCCCGGGTGACCGCCGTCTTCTGCGCCAACGACCTGCTCGCGCTCGGCGTTCTGCAAGGGTTGACCCGTCAGCAGGTCCGGGTCCCCGAGAACATCGCCCTGGTCGGCTACGACGACATCGACTTCGCCGCGGCCGCCGCGGTGCCGCTGTCGTCGGTACGTCAGCCCCGGCAGCGCCTCGGCCACACCGCCGCGACGCTGCTGCTCGACGAGGCGGCCAGTCCCGGCACCCACCGCCACGAACAGGTGGTCTTCGACCCGGAGCTGGTCGTGCGGGAGTCCAGCCAGGACGTCCGAGCACCACGTCCGGAGCCCTGA
- a CDS encoding L-rhamnose mutarotase, producing the protein MRRYCFLLRVRPDRIDEYRARHAAVWPQLLHALRDAGWHDYSLFLHPDGLLVGHVRATDLASAQAAMAATEVNARWQAEMAPYFTDLDGRRPDEGFVLLDEIFNLDDQLAATGDA; encoded by the coding sequence GTGCGGCGGTACTGCTTCCTGCTGCGGGTCCGCCCGGACCGGATCGACGAGTACCGGGCCCGGCACGCCGCGGTCTGGCCGCAGCTGCTGCACGCGCTGCGCGACGCCGGCTGGCACGACTATTCACTCTTCCTGCATCCCGACGGCCTGCTGGTCGGCCATGTCCGCGCCACCGACCTCGCCTCGGCCCAGGCCGCGATGGCCGCGACCGAGGTCAACGCTCGGTGGCAGGCCGAGATGGCGCCGTACTTCACCGATCTCGACGGCCGCCGACCCGACGAGGGCTTCGTCCTGCTCGACGAGATCTTCAACCTTGACGACCAGCTCGCCGCGACCGGCGACGCGTGA
- the rhaI gene encoding L-rhamnose isomerase: protein MADAAQVHAVTGIAPIVSLHIPWDRVEDYPQLARYAVDLGVRIGTINANVFSDDDYRLGSVTNPDPRVRRKAVAHLLDCVDVMDATGSTDLKLWFADGTNYPGQDSIRARQDRLAEALDTTYARLGAQQRLLLECKLFEPAFYTTDVPDWGTAYAHCLRLGDRAQVVIDTGHHAPGTNIEFIVAFLLRAGRLGAFDFNSRFYADDDLMAGAADPFQLFRIMFEIVAADALDPAAGINFMLDQCHNIEPKIPGQIRSVLNVQEATAKALLVDAEALADAQAAGDVLGANAVLMDAFHTDVRPMLRELRTEQGLDPDPMAAYARSGYPQRIVAERRGGQQAGWGA from the coding sequence ATCGCCGACGCCGCCCAGGTGCACGCGGTTACCGGGATCGCCCCGATCGTGTCGCTGCACATCCCGTGGGACCGGGTCGAGGACTACCCACAGCTCGCCCGGTACGCCGTCGACCTCGGTGTACGGATCGGCACCATCAACGCCAACGTCTTCTCCGACGACGACTACCGCCTCGGCAGCGTCACCAACCCCGACCCACGCGTCCGCCGCAAGGCCGTGGCACACCTGCTGGACTGCGTCGACGTGATGGACGCCACCGGGTCGACGGATCTGAAGCTGTGGTTCGCCGACGGGACCAACTACCCCGGCCAGGACAGCATCCGGGCCCGGCAGGACCGGCTCGCCGAGGCCCTGGACACCACGTACGCCCGGCTCGGGGCGCAGCAGCGGCTGCTGCTGGAGTGCAAGCTGTTCGAGCCGGCGTTCTACACCACCGACGTGCCGGACTGGGGTACGGCGTACGCGCACTGCCTGCGCCTGGGCGACCGCGCGCAGGTGGTCATCGACACCGGACACCACGCCCCCGGCACCAACATCGAGTTCATCGTGGCGTTCCTGCTGCGGGCCGGCCGGCTCGGGGCGTTCGACTTCAACTCCCGGTTCTACGCCGACGACGACCTGATGGCCGGTGCCGCCGACCCGTTCCAGCTGTTCCGGATCATGTTCGAGATCGTCGCCGCCGACGCGCTGGACCCGGCGGCCGGCATCAACTTCATGCTCGACCAGTGCCACAACATCGAGCCGAAGATCCCCGGCCAGATCCGGTCGGTGCTCAACGTGCAGGAGGCCACCGCCAAGGCGCTGCTGGTCGACGCCGAGGCCCTGGCCGACGCGCAGGCCGCCGGCGACGTGCTGGGCGCCAACGCCGTACTGATGGACGCCTTCCACACCGACGTCCGCCCGATGCTGCGCGAGCTGCGGACCGAGCAGGGCCTCGACCCGGACCCGATGGCGGCCTACGCCCGCAGCGGCTACCCGCAGCGCATCGTCGCCGAACGTCGCGGCGGGCAGCAGGCCGGCTGGGGAGCCTGA
- a CDS encoding FUSC family protein has translation MPDDRTRPAQRTSRESWTRLVRHGWTRLARESRARLRHLRGNMIIPVQAGLAAALAWLLADDVLRNPDPVFAPAVAVGTIVSALGNRLRRTLETVIGVAVGIGAGDVLIALIGSGPWQTGMIVAIAVALALLLRGGSTLLVQAGGTAVLIATLAPANPDIVVPRFVNAVVGGLVGLAVVLVLLPLNPLRLVQRAVGPALDRLATLLDDAAAALTAGDAARAQRALDRVRDFDERLATLQDALAAANEVVTLAPQRWSNRHVLAKLTSSGEHLERAARNCRSMLRRIVSVLEDDEPVPGQLPTAVRQLGEALRTMHHELDRGREFHRTREQTLGAVDQSGAAYTEGLGYSGNVVVAQVRTAGSDLLRATGTGRRAANRMVRRAAGHSRPPSPPPAPPRP, from the coding sequence GTGCCCGACGACCGCACCCGGCCCGCTCAGCGCACCAGCCGCGAGAGCTGGACGCGGCTGGTGCGCCACGGTTGGACGCGGCTGGCCAGAGAGAGCCGCGCCCGGCTCCGGCACCTGCGCGGCAACATGATCATCCCGGTGCAGGCCGGCCTCGCGGCCGCGCTCGCCTGGCTGCTCGCCGACGATGTACTGCGCAACCCGGACCCGGTGTTCGCCCCGGCGGTCGCGGTCGGCACCATCGTGTCGGCCCTCGGCAACCGCCTACGCCGCACCCTGGAGACCGTCATCGGGGTGGCCGTCGGTATCGGTGCCGGTGACGTCCTGATCGCCCTGATCGGCAGCGGTCCGTGGCAGACCGGGATGATCGTGGCGATCGCCGTGGCGCTGGCGCTGCTGCTGCGCGGCGGCAGCACGCTGCTCGTGCAGGCCGGCGGCACGGCGGTGCTGATCGCCACGCTGGCCCCGGCCAATCCGGACATCGTCGTACCCCGGTTCGTCAACGCGGTGGTCGGTGGCCTGGTCGGGCTCGCCGTGGTGCTGGTGCTGCTGCCGCTCAACCCGCTGCGACTCGTGCAGCGTGCGGTCGGGCCGGCGCTTGACCGGCTGGCCACGCTGTTGGACGATGCGGCGGCGGCGCTGACCGCCGGCGACGCCGCCCGGGCGCAGCGGGCGCTGGACCGGGTGCGGGACTTCGACGAACGCCTGGCCACGCTGCAGGACGCACTCGCGGCGGCGAACGAGGTGGTGACGTTGGCACCGCAGCGGTGGTCGAACCGGCACGTACTGGCCAAGCTGACCAGCAGCGGCGAGCACCTGGAACGCGCGGCCCGCAACTGCCGGTCGATGCTGCGCCGGATCGTCTCGGTGCTCGAGGACGACGAACCGGTGCCGGGTCAACTGCCGACGGCGGTCCGCCAACTCGGCGAGGCGCTGCGCACGATGCACCACGAACTCGACCGGGGTCGGGAGTTCCACCGGACCCGGGAGCAGACGCTCGGGGCGGTCGACCAGTCCGGGGCGGCGTACACCGAAGGGCTCGGCTACTCCGGCAACGTCGTGGTGGCGCAGGTCCGCACGGCCGGCAGCGATCTGCTACGGGCTACCGGGACCGGGCGGCGGGCCGCGAACCGGATGGTCCGCCGCGCCGCCGGGCACAGCCGACCACCGTCACCGCCACCGGCTCCGCCCCGGCCGTGA
- a CDS encoding 50S ribosomal protein L11 methyltransferase, translating to MSADLSDFVRAHTRLTPVAHVPELRLHQAAEPIGLWELTEGEFRSEQPPPFWAFAWAGGQALARYLLDRPETVAGLRVLDLATGSGLVAVAAARAGAAVVRAVDLDPVAGAATRLNAAANDVRLDVTVGDLLDGDHGDAEVVLAGDVFYSAAMAARVLRFLLTAAADGARVLVGDPDRAFLPRERFTELGSYDVPVPPALESVRVRHTRVWQLRPPVRRPTRTLA from the coding sequence GTGTCTGCCGACCTGTCGGACTTCGTCCGCGCCCACACCCGCCTCACCCCGGTGGCTCACGTACCCGAACTGCGGCTGCACCAGGCGGCCGAGCCGATCGGGCTGTGGGAGCTGACCGAGGGCGAGTTCCGCAGCGAACAACCGCCACCGTTCTGGGCGTTCGCCTGGGCCGGCGGCCAGGCGCTCGCCCGGTACCTGCTGGACCGGCCGGAGACCGTCGCCGGGCTACGGGTGCTGGACCTGGCCACCGGTTCCGGGCTGGTGGCCGTCGCGGCGGCCCGGGCCGGCGCGGCCGTGGTCCGCGCGGTGGATCTGGACCCGGTCGCGGGTGCCGCCACCCGGCTCAACGCCGCCGCCAACGACGTACGGCTGGACGTCACCGTCGGTGACCTGCTCGACGGTGACCACGGTGACGCCGAGGTGGTGCTCGCCGGTGACGTCTTCTACAGCGCGGCGATGGCGGCCCGGGTGCTGCGGTTCCTGCTGACCGCCGCCGCCGACGGGGCCCGGGTGCTGGTCGGCGACCCGGACCGGGCGTTCCTGCCGCGCGAGCGGTTCACCGAGCTCGGCAGCTACGACGTGCCGGTGCCGCCGGCGCTGGAGAGCGTCCGGGTGCGGCACACCCGGGTCTGGCAGCTACGCCCGCCGGTACGCCGACCGACCCGGACGCTAGCGTGA
- a CDS encoding cytochrome P450 encodes MLFRNWERVDDRWPPVARVTDHVGVDHLLVTRHALVRQVLTDPGTYRPDNALDAVTPIPVAALRILASYGFRLPPTLANNGSSTHPAIRAAVAEVLHPTRVTAQVGWLTGLVRDRVAALDAALAAGRPVDLYADLAADLPLLVLARLVQLPPAATATVKRFARAALELFWAPVDADRQIELAHTVGRFHTVLRDFAVTGDGLAATLRAAGQSPDTVVGALFFLLVAGQETTSQFLTLLLHRLVGEPTVLAGLRDGSVRVDDVVEEGLRLVPPIVTWRRRAAVDTTLADVPVPAGASVVLWLAAAGRDPALVAGTDQFVPGQRGSRRHLAFGAGAHRCVGAQLARMETAVVVEQALPLLVGADVVRAPWSPDNLSFRMPDTLLIRRPTAAGGPTDGADQLTGQIGRRRPVS; translated from the coding sequence GTGCTGTTCCGTAACTGGGAAAGGGTCGACGACCGGTGGCCGCCGGTGGCCCGGGTCACCGACCACGTCGGCGTCGACCATCTGCTGGTGACCCGGCACGCCCTGGTCCGGCAGGTGTTGACCGACCCGGGCACGTACCGGCCGGACAACGCCCTGGACGCGGTCACCCCGATCCCCGTCGCGGCGCTGCGGATCCTCGCCTCGTACGGCTTCCGGCTGCCGCCGACGCTGGCGAACAACGGCAGCTCGACCCACCCGGCGATCCGGGCCGCAGTCGCGGAGGTGCTGCACCCGACGCGGGTCACCGCCCAGGTCGGCTGGCTGACCGGGCTGGTCCGCGACCGGGTGGCGGCGCTGGACGCCGCGTTGGCCGCCGGCCGGCCGGTCGATCTGTACGCCGACCTCGCCGCCGACCTGCCGCTGCTGGTCCTGGCCCGGCTGGTCCAGCTGCCGCCGGCGGCCACGGCGACGGTCAAGCGGTTCGCCCGCGCCGCGCTGGAGCTGTTCTGGGCCCCGGTGGACGCGGACCGGCAGATCGAACTGGCGCACACGGTCGGGCGGTTCCACACCGTGCTGCGCGACTTCGCGGTCACCGGCGACGGGTTGGCCGCGACGCTGCGTGCGGCCGGGCAGTCGCCGGACACCGTCGTCGGGGCGCTGTTCTTCCTGCTGGTCGCCGGGCAGGAGACCACCTCGCAGTTCCTGACCCTGCTGCTGCACCGGTTGGTCGGCGAGCCGACGGTGCTCGCCGGGCTGCGCGACGGATCGGTCCGGGTAGACGACGTGGTGGAGGAAGGGCTGCGGCTGGTGCCACCGATCGTCACCTGGCGGCGTCGGGCGGCGGTGGACACCACGCTGGCCGACGTACCGGTGCCGGCCGGCGCGAGCGTGGTGCTCTGGCTCGCCGCCGCCGGCCGCGACCCGGCGCTGGTGGCCGGGACCGACCAGTTCGTGCCCGGTCAGCGGGGGTCCCGTCGGCATCTGGCCTTCGGCGCCGGGGCCCATCGGTGCGTCGGGGCGCAGCTGGCCCGGATGGAGACGGCGGTGGTGGTCGAGCAGGCGCTGCCGCTGCTGGTCGGCGCCGACGTGGTCCGGGCACCGTGGTCGCCGGACAACCTGTCGTTCCGGATGCCCGACACGTTGCTGATCCGCCGTCCGACGGCGGCCGGCGGACCAACTGACGGGGCAGACCAACTGACGGGGCAGATCGGCAGGCGGAGGCCGGTCAGCTGA
- the bioD gene encoding dethiobiotin synthase produces the protein MRAVTGWQGPVVVTGTDTGVGKTVVTSAIAVAAQAAGLRVAMVKPGQTGTATGEPPDADVVARLADPAAVRTLVSYPEPLAPLAAARVAGAEPLELYAAVDAVRAEADKHDLVLVEGAGGLLVPMGLRPSGEPWTVADLAVSLGAPAVVVSRAGLGTLNHTALTLEALERRAVPAGVVLGAWPAEPELVHWANLSELVPTMVGAVPDGAGGMEPGVFRRSASGWLTPALYGVLDDWRAWADDVS, from the coding sequence GTGCGCGCCGTGACCGGCTGGCAGGGGCCGGTCGTGGTCACCGGCACCGACACCGGTGTCGGCAAGACCGTGGTGACCTCGGCGATCGCGGTCGCGGCGCAGGCCGCCGGGTTGCGGGTGGCGATGGTCAAACCCGGCCAGACCGGTACGGCGACCGGTGAGCCGCCGGACGCCGACGTCGTGGCCCGCCTCGCCGATCCGGCGGCCGTACGCACCCTCGTCAGCTATCCGGAGCCGCTCGCGCCACTTGCCGCCGCCCGGGTCGCCGGCGCCGAACCGCTGGAGCTGTACGCCGCCGTCGACGCGGTACGCGCGGAGGCCGACAAACACGACCTGGTGCTCGTCGAGGGCGCGGGCGGGTTGCTGGTGCCGATGGGGCTGCGACCCTCCGGCGAGCCCTGGACGGTGGCCGACCTGGCGGTCTCGCTGGGCGCGCCGGCCGTGGTGGTGTCCCGGGCCGGGCTCGGCACGCTCAACCACACCGCGTTGACTCTCGAGGCGCTGGAGCGCCGGGCGGTCCCGGCCGGGGTGGTCCTCGGTGCCTGGCCGGCCGAGCCGGAGCTGGTGCACTGGGCCAACCTCAGCGAGCTGGTGCCGACCATGGTCGGGGCGGTCCCCGACGGTGCCGGCGGCATGGAGCCGGGGGTGTTCCGCCGCTCCGCGTCGGGCTGGCTGACGCCGGCGCTCTACGGCGTCCTGGACGACTGGCGGGCCTGGGCCGACGACGTCAGCTGA